cagaaaactcGAAGAGTACAgataaccgcaccaggcatgaaagttttaccaacaaatcagcgcAATGAAGCCatctacacctcgatgcttgtcctattctgatttccgaccatattgaagcgatgggttgagtacttccattaactgctcaacaaccaaaatatcagcgagttggagggtttgccaactgaagacgacggacaaatgctgccaccaccgatGGAatcacagtcgaattggttaaatatgaaggcgaccaactacgtcaagcggttcatcaacttacacttaaggtgtggaacagcgaatgatgattagcaacgaggcattctcattcccatatataaaaagggcgatatcacgcagtgcatcaattatagagatatctcgttactgagtaccatgtATAAGAGATGCGCCTCTATATTACAAGGCTGGATAGctccatgcgcccagaacatcgccggcccatatcaaagaagcttcactccaggtaaatcagtaacagatcagaatttctatctgcggcaagcgatgtaaaaaaaatgtgagagaattcggtatcccgaccaaattgataagactgaccaggctgacgCTAACCaacgtgcaaggccagataaaaacagaagATCACTCgcgagactattcaacatcaacaatggtctaagataaggggttgccctcttcaacctggccctggaaaaatgtCAGCTTATCAATCTCGTTTCTCTGGGTTCGAAATCTAGTCTTCATGGAGGTCTGTTCGTCTTGTATTTGTCTTTCTGTTGTGAGCTTGTCGTTTACACAGCGTTGTGTGATAAAAGTCAAACTGAATCATAATCTGACTCTACGAAtaccctatactccactaaaaGGGAACACGAAACACTAATTTGCTGCCTCTTAAGTTAATGTATATTTGCTTTTACTTTAATTACCGTAGATTTAGAATCAAGTTCCGAGGGGAACATCCAGTATAACTACCTCCTACCTCTTCAGGAAATAAGATTAATTAtgctttcaatttttaaaaatttattatattacaGTGTTGAATTGCTCGTTTATCTGTTTGCAACAAAAAGCTTCCTATTATTTAAGGATTCGTTCATAATTATAGTAACAATaatgttttatacaaaatcatTATACAAAAAGTTTCGCTCGCGTGGACTATTACAATGTACAttcaaaattcttgcatttcgtgAATCTGAGTCTTCTCCCATTTTGATCGAGCTATCGTCCCCATGAATCAGACAATTTTGCACAAGTATTCAATTGATTAATATGTATCCTCTCCCTATACGCCATGGCGCAATACCACAGCTGGCCAATGTTTACGCCGCTGACATTTCTGATAAACAAATGTCAATCTTGGTACTTTTAGCGCAGTTGTGGTTGGGAGAAATAAACGAAATATTGACTTGCTCTAGTTTATGATTGTATTCTAACAAAAATTTTGCGTTTAGATGTCCGCAAGACATGAATTTGTGAAATTCCATGAAAATTCACGAGTGCTAGCATCTCCCACTTCATAAAAATGACCTGCATCAAAGAAACTCATCACACAACCGCCGGAAAGCCGCTCCTCTTGGAAATTGCAGAACTAAACCCTGACAACATTCTAGTGACAATCACAAATCAATCGTATTGGGAAGACAAACTATCCTATTTTAAGTATACATTACTTCTCTCCGGGATCTAcgcattttataaattaacTATTGCCACGAAGTTGCTCATCGATGTGTGTTTACTTGGCGCGTTATTGTTGGTGATCTATTTTCTCTTCAATGTCGTGCAGTTTGGTAAGTGTTAAGAACGTGGGGTTGGTTGGTTTTAACAGGATTCGGTTTGCTTTCAGAGTCATTAACCTTCATCAATGAATTCGGGGTACAGACATCAACAAGGTACTTTCTCGGGCTGAAGTCGAGCATGTTCATCCCCACGAGCGATATTCATGATGTTGTGATTAATGAAGTCATTTGTGATGTAAGTTGCTTTGCTGGCATTAGAAGAACGCCTATTCTAGTCATACTGAAAGGGTTTATTAATTGTGCGCTTCCTTTTCAGCTCAAAGTCATTTATTTTCTCATAATTCGTACAAAAGGCAGgctttataaaacaaaaccaatCATTCCACTTTTTGACGTGAGTAGATTTACTATTAAATAAGGAATTTAAGACTTATCTTTACTGCAATTTCAGGGTTTGCGACCAAGTATCGACTGTCTGGAGCCAATCTACAAAGTCCTCTATAAGAAGTTCGATACCGAGTGACTCGTAATTTACTTTCTGTAGTATTTGAGACATTTAGCTAAATTATTGATACGTTCGTTCAACGCTGGAAACTGTAAATAAATCTTTTATCATCCATCGAActgtttaaaaaattgtttttctgttTTACCGATACATCAGCTTTTGTTTTGTATTCGTTCACATTTATATCGATCAACTTTGGTTCTTTCACGGGCTTTGAACCCAGTACTACTTCGCATTCGATCTGAAAATTATTTCCATTAGTTCTATTCattattttcatataaaaattctGAAATATCTTCGTACCACGTTCTTTAACAAAAGACTCGCTTCCTCCTTTAGATATTTCCCGTATATTGGGGGAGTTTCCGTTCGTAAGGTTACTACCTTATCTTGAATTTCACGTAACTTGAGCAACGCGTTCAGTTCGTCATCTAGAAAGTAGGGAAAGTGTGGTTTATACACAATATATCCAAATATTTTCTctatttacccattttcgtcgtTTTTATTCAAACTGACAGCTTTTCTGTGAAATTGTCAATTGATTTAAAAATTGTGCTAGATTGATGTGTACTAAAATTGAATTCTTGAAAGTGTTGTCAGTTCGAAGCCAGCTGTCGTCTGTAatgtaaacaaacaaaacgCGATTTGTCACTTTTTGTCAATATTTTCTTAATTAGCACaaacaaaatcaattgtcaattgCACATACGAGCCCCGGGATAAACATTGTTGTGATCACAAGTAAAGTTCAATTAAATCACTTCGATTTCGTTCGGAAAAGAATTAATCCCTCCCACCCCCTTCAAGGTCAATCAGTTGCTGTCattgctaaaaataaaatccaaaccGTTCCAGTCCGCATCACGTCTGGACAATAAGATGTGTAGCATTCGGCATAAATTATCACGCAGCTTATGAAATCCAAATTGATACAAGTCCAAGCTCCAAATTGATAGCCGCGGAATTCATTGCAACGGTCGATCTAATCAGTATCGGATTCCGCGCCGTCCGTAAAGATGTATCATCGTCAAGGGTCAATAAGTCGGGATCgctcatttgaaaatttatttaacaAGTTATGGCGTTCGCGGTCGGAAAACCATGAGGGTTTGAAAACCGCGATGTATAATTTCTTGATTGTGGCCGGGGTGGCGGCGTTCGCTGTGGTTTGTGTGATTCTGGGACCGTTTGTGCGACCGTTGCTCTGGGCATTCCTGGTCGGTGCCGTGTTATTTCCGTTTAAGAGAAAGCTTGCGTCATCGCTGAATGGGTGGTTCACGGGCTTGGAAGAGACCGACACTAACGTGTTCTATGCGATATGCATGGCCCCACTGGAAGTCACCGAGAAATCAGGACGATGTCTAGGCGATTGGCTGAGAACTCACTGGCAGGTGTTAGTCGGGGGAGTGGCTGCCCTGACTACGGCGAAGCTGCTGTGGTTGTACGCACCGAAAGGGTTGTTTTGCTGGGCGTGGAAGATGGTAGTTTTTGGACACTCGCTATTTGCTGGCATAATGAACATGATTAGTATTTATATGGTAAGTAACCTTCGTTCACACTTTTTATTAGTTATCCTGATTATCTGTTGGACCATAATATTTGCGTATAAAAATCATTTCTTGCTGGAGATTCCTTTGTTCCACAAATACACTCTTTACCGTCTGTTCTGTTCACATAGCCGTTGTATGTTTTTTACGTTTATTTAATTCGCCTAattaaaggacaacaaacagagcaaactccaattacttattgtacTAGGGAGGCGGGGAAAGCCTATCCTATGCTTAAAAaaacttaaagtagagaagttagaAAAACTaagctgttgtgcgttataatttcggcaaagcctaggaatcggggaatgaaagtagacttcgagctttgcgaagggcacgttgagtGTCTACGTTACGCAACGGAGCCGTCCaacagacccgaggaaagtttaaaaaatgtgcatagatccagataagaTAAGGGGGGtcgttaattaaaaataaaaataacaaagggcccaaaatagacccctgtgggacgccagaggagggggcgaacgggaagtgcagccgtcaaaagagacgcgacaGCATCGGTTgggaaggtaagaggcaagccataaaacaagtggtatgggaaagcctaaagacgagagtttggataaaagtatcttgtgattacagtgtcgaaggatttagcgaaatcagtgtaaatggtatgtacttcttgctgCAAATTTAGACACTTGGCAACAAAGTTgttaaagtcaagcaggttggaggcggtggacctacgcttaacgaagccgtgccgctctttcactatgtggtgaccAAAGTGGACGGACAACCAGtggctgacatatctttccaggattttggaatagAAGGAGAGGAGGGATAtgggtaattctcggcaagcgtacgatcgccacttttgtgtatgggaatgatgagagcctctttccacaagccgggaaaatgattctcttcgaggcttttgttgaaaataaggttTAGGGGAACagagttttgagcaaaaagaggtgtggaagaccatcgtagccaggccCAATATTGGGAACAAGTTTTCCAATGAAGaaggtaagaaggggaatggtagacgatgcggggcaggctacatccactatcgagaGGGATTCAGAGGAAGGAAgggacatagactgacgaaaattagcggcagagtaactcacaagatagttgggggaagTTAGCTgaagagccagagaatttaatggacgtgggggataactgggcaggacagcgggagttgtGAATGTGAgatcagaaaggtttcaggtttccgcgctttagcgAGTCCTCAACACTGGTCAATTATTCGTTtgtggacttacgtattaaggatttgaccgaggagcgtagatttgaaaaaaaaaattagtcagCATAGTTTCTAGacgacaggaacttcttcctcgcagtgtgtttttgacgtagttttttgtgcatttcagtggtgaactagacggggtaagagcgtaaacaCTTAGGAgaagagggaacgtaacaaggaagaagatcagataaaatggcatAGAAGGTTTTGAGTGCTTGGTCGcacgttaatggagagaggaggggaacctagttgattgccgccagggctgagttcagaccttcataGTTCGcgttacgaaagttgaacttggtaggcttgcaagCGACAGAAGAGTCGAGTCGGGATATCTGTGCATCGTACTCGAATGGAGGATGATgagcgtcaggggcaacgtaagacggggcatgaagggattgggaaaggcaacgcacaggaaggttagagaggacaaggtcaagaatgCGATCTaaatggtttctagaaaggttaaactggaaggcgccacatgtgtacatgaaagtggatagaggaagggaaggctgGGGTAGTTATTAGGGAGAGAGGAACggccaggagagcatgggaaacaaaacgattaggacctctgataatctgtcgaagaaatcctcttacagagaaggcgggttgatgcagggaaaatatacacaagatatgataaaggggcatacgtttggcggaatgactcgtaggtggaggaggaggagaaaaagatgatttcgaaCTTAACAGCTACACCACCGCCAgctgtcttgccaagcgcagcgcagtctctgtcacaacgaaagacaaagtaaacttcgaggagctcagaatctaaaatcctatcatccagccaggtttcagaaatgcagatgatgttggaatgctaaggcagacagtttgaaatccgacagcttggtgcTTAgatcccttacattttgataaaagagtgtaAAGTAGgcggaatcatttaagttcggcaAGGTAGGCGGACGGGCCGaacattttcacgaagcttagtcctctgattaggcttgacgaagaccccctgtagTCAAaaggaagaatggtcgataacaTCGAAGTCGGgaggatatgtcactttgaaggaagctatcgctCGGTCAGGAGacccatccttcgtcagcttcacgcATGAGAGAGGtaacaaagttgagttggctttCTGAAGCATTACATCATCTTTctatgcctcggcgattgccgcaAAATCGACCGTGGCAGGGATTTGAACCTCTGAAACGCGTGAGAAAGCGTCTGCAACGACATTGTCTTTGCCGGACACGTATTGGATAttcgaagtaaactggcttatgaagtttaGGTGCcggagttggcgaggggacgctttgtcgggctgcTACTTAAAAGCAAACGTAAGAGGCTCGTGGTtagtgaacactgtgaacggcctgccttctagcgagtatcggaagtattttattgccaTGTATGAGGCTAATAGCTCACTATCG
The window above is part of the Hermetia illucens chromosome 3, iHerIll2.2.curated.20191125, whole genome shotgun sequence genome. Proteins encoded here:
- the LOC119653172 gene encoding phosphatidylinositol N-acetylglucosaminyltransferase subunit H encodes the protein MTCIKETHHTTAGKPLLLEIAELNPDNILVTITNQSYWEDKLSYFKYTLLLSGIYAFYKLTIATKLLIDVCLLGALLLVIYFLFNVVQFESLTFINEFGVQTSTRYFLGLKSSMFIPTSDIHDVVINEVICDLKVIYFLIIRTKGRLYKTKPIIPLFDGLRPSIDCLEPIYKVLYKKFDTE